One genomic segment of Salinigranum rubrum includes these proteins:
- a CDS encoding IclR family transcriptional regulator, with amino-acid sequence MTERRGRTEGTQVLQTTAASLQLVDEILELGGASLSQLVEATGLAKSTVHSHLRTLSEYGYVVNEDNRYHLGAKFCHLGDYVRTGKEYHRIAEEVIAGLAEESTMEVDFAVEEHGRVVSLYGNLDFSNIPRFLIDGSPFHVHTTASGKAIVAQYDEERVRAIIDRWGLPAATERSITTEEELFEELARVRERGYAENRGEAIEGFWAIGKAVMSPRGEVYGSLNLSGPEYLVDDEVRATQADLLSRAVETFEREVEQLYRPASDATEE; translated from the coding sequence ATGACAGAACGCCGGGGACGGACGGAGGGAACGCAGGTGCTACAGACGACGGCCGCCTCGCTCCAGCTCGTCGACGAGATTCTCGAACTCGGGGGGGCAAGCCTGTCCCAGTTGGTCGAGGCGACGGGGCTGGCCAAGAGCACCGTCCACAGCCACCTCCGCACGCTCTCGGAGTACGGGTACGTCGTCAACGAGGACAACCGGTACCACCTCGGGGCGAAGTTCTGCCACCTCGGCGATTACGTTCGGACGGGCAAGGAGTACCACCGAATCGCCGAGGAGGTCATCGCGGGACTCGCCGAGGAGTCGACGATGGAGGTCGACTTCGCCGTCGAGGAACACGGCCGCGTCGTCTCCCTGTACGGGAACCTCGACTTCTCGAACATCCCGCGGTTTCTCATCGACGGCAGCCCGTTCCACGTCCACACGACCGCCTCCGGGAAGGCCATCGTCGCCCAGTACGACGAGGAACGCGTCCGCGCCATCATCGACCGGTGGGGGCTCCCGGCGGCGACGGAGCGGTCGATCACTACCGAGGAGGAACTGTTCGAGGAACTGGCACGGGTACGCGAGCGGGGCTACGCCGAGAACCGTGGCGAGGCCATCGAGGGGTTCTGGGCGATAGGGAAGGCGGTGATGTCGCCGCGGGGGGAAGTGTACGGCTCGCTGAACCTCAGCGGACCGGAGTACCTCGTCGACGACGAGGTCCGAGCGACGCAGGCCGACCTCCTCTCGCGGGCCGTCGAGACGTTCGAGCGCGAGGTCGAACAGCTGTATCGACCGGCGTCGGACGCGACCGAAGAGTGA